In one window of Megalopta genalis isolate 19385.01 chromosome 4, iyMegGena1_principal, whole genome shotgun sequence DNA:
- the LOC117227714 gene encoding uncharacterized protein LOC117227714 isoform X3, which produces MIKRRCALFSFSVVFHLFSILEQCFRFQCLTIDNRIAVLGNDCYARISVGSKLSDMDIVLRVEVASLTECEEQCSQSKSICNSFTFGVGAKGNGTCASSTRIPDLEDLVIDPDYDVYVKKRQSYPWCNAARSYGRFTVESADRSNTEGHDTPDRTDDSSSRKPIKPLSSTFFRTFSTPRLKSDYGKANHGFAGVDDPLVDRNGRFLPSDDNRRVLDILANRNQQKSSNNPFAVTCQRKLEPGKKTMELLVERVVDCESMQECRRACDRERTFDCKGFNYRHQANGSKSACELIATPYFRMNVDKDFLIDSRYDYYERNRNCMPFAGSDAEDTFLQRNRPTGAWPRIEQDNANGDSDLFRQQSLPTDFSRHRTMYPSMTSDQFIRDSFAKHEFGFRRTAASSWYGNERNSEGSPVLGNSFRDHVHDGFSNVKSTVFPDYRLDERSLQRDTFYARDNEHSSEKFYNYGSAFGYDDSYHVPAVAPSKDYGFGDTRDATPTGRRCFITYATGSKLGRHVLRKSCLARDPKQCEQLCLAETAFVCGSFAYRYNVLTTNPTDNCLFSDLSHKDISSYTDLEPDRDYNVFVLVEDPNVCYSKEETSHLPAEECFLRVRSGFGIPADIARKSTFAHNLGECQFACTMSQEFVCRSFVFVYATTRHRERGPERGRTDPNCFLSDWPSGNIDPVDMPDMDGAELYERSSLNHGCRTYPLVPTVPELAAFYEKGSHSTHSDELCYTRYHKPCKLMSHAIVTSTRTPTKSECRQRCSSMRYAGTIPCMSFNYMGTSADDTRHNCWLSDISIQDLRPNLDYTHDDNHVLYTWKDLEPSCGFSTNPLYETNVAPTFKDRGQLSASFPPTLDRSNPQIVFDEKIDGTGSAFRSLSRTSNRLQPKLYGRDYERVDGHETDLGDVGSHNGGDGGGGGGGGGGGVRPSSPDDRFESGVPGASGLDLQFHFHSRTLSTFQRYTVSGHPCRNGTLCQRNEVAGFWSCEIDGNSEYGSWDYCCEPDHKCGFSQGYHYPCIF; this is translated from the exons ATGATCAAACGGAGATGTGCCCTCTTCTCATTCTCGGtcgtatttcatttatttagtaTTCTCGAACAGTGTTTCCGATTCCAGTGTCTAACGATCGATAATCGCATAGCCGTTCTTGGAAATG ATTGTTACGCAAGAATATCCGTCGGGTCCAAGTTATCCGACATGGACATCGTTTTGCGAGTCGAGGTCGCAAGCTTAACAGAATGCGAGGAACAGTGTTCGCAAAGCAAATCTATTTGCAATTCGTTCACGTTTGG CGTTGGTGCAAAGGGTAATGGTACCTGTGCATCGAGCACACGCATACCGGACCTCGAAGATCTGGTAATCGATCCCGACTACGATGTCTACGTGAAAAAACGACAAAGTTATCCATGGTGTAACGCCGCTCGTTCCTACGGCCGTTTCACCGTCGAATCTGCCGACAGATCGAATACAGAAGGACACGATACACCCGATCGTACCGACGATAGTTCTTCGCGAAAACCGATAAAACCCCTGTCCTCGACGTTCTTTCGCACCTTCTCAACTCCGAG ACTAAAGAGTGATTATGGAAAAGCAAACCATGGATTCGCTGGCGTCGACGATCCACTCGTCGATCGTAACGGACGTTTTCTTCCCAGCGACGACAACCGTAGGGTCTTGGACATTCTCGCCAATAGGAATCAACAGAAATCGTCGAACAATCCTTTCG CGGTGACTTGTCAACGCAAACTAGAACCTGGTAAGAAGACGATGGAACTGCTTGTCGAGCGTGTCGTTGATTGCGAAAGCATGCAGGAGTGTCGTCGCGCGTGCGATCGCGAGAGGACGTTCGACTGTAAAGGTTTCAACTACAG GCACCAGGCAAATGGATCGAAGAGTGCGTGCGAACTGATAGCTACACCATACTTTCGCATGAACGTCGACAAAGACTTTTTAATCGATTCCCGATACGATTACTACGAAAGAAATCGAAATTGTATGCCCTTTGCGGGAAGCGACGCGGAAGATACTTTTCTCCAACGAAACCGACCAACCGGAGCGTGGCCGCGGATCGAACAGGACAACGCGAACGGCGATAGCGATCTCTTCCGGCAGCAGTCTCTTCCTACAGACTTTTCGCGTCATCGAACGATGTATCCATCGATGACGAGCGACCAATTTATTCGGGACTCGTTCGCTAAGCACG AGTTTGGTTTCCGCCGAACCGCAGCTTCCAGTTGGTACGGTAACGAGAGAAATTCGGAAGGTAGCCCTGTTCTTGGCAATTCTTTCCGCGACCACGTCCACGATGGATTTTCAAACGTAAAATCGACGGTATTTCCCGACTACCGTTTAGACGAGAGATCGTTGCAACGCGATACTTTCTATGCACGAGACAACGAACATTCCTCGGAGAAATTCTACAATTACGGCAGCGCGTTCGGATACGACGATAGTTACCACGTGCCTGCTGTTGCGCCCTCGAAAGACTATGGTTTCGGGGATACACGCGACGCGACACCAACCGGACGAAGATGTTTCATTACGTATGCAACCGGCTCGAAGCTCGGTAGACACGTTTTACGAAAGTCTTGCCTCGCGCGCGACCCGAAGCAATGCGAACAACTTTGCCTCGCCGAAACAGCCTTCGTCTGCGGAAGCTTCGCTTACAG ATACAatgtgttaactacaaatcccaCCGACAATTGCTTGTTCAGCGATCTTTCGCATAAAGATATCAGCTCTTACACGGATCTCGAGCCAGATCGAGATTACAACGTCTTCGTACTGGTGGAAGATCCAAATGTTTGCTACTCGAAAGAAGAAACGAGTCACCTGCCCGCGGAAGAATGTTTCTTGAGAGTGAGGAGCGGATTTGGTATACCGGCGGACATAGCGAGAAAGTCAACGTTCGCGCATAATTTGGGAGAGTGTCAGTTTGCCTGTACaatgtcgcaagaatttgtctGTAGAAGCTTCGTCTTTGTTTACGCGACAACGAGACACCGCGAGCGCGGTCCAGAGCGCGGTCGTACCGATCCGAATTGTTTTCTAAGCGATTGGCCATCGGGTAACATCGATCCTGTCGATATGCCCGATATGGATGGCGCTGAACTGTACGAAAGAAGCAGCCTCAACCACGGCTGTAGAACGTATCCTTTGGTACCAACGGTTCCCGAGTTAGCCGCATTCTACGAAAAGGGATCCCATTCGACGCATTCCGACGAACTTTGTTATACTCGGTATCACAAGCCGTGCAAATTAATGTCTCACGCGATAGTGACTTCGACGCGGACTCCTACGAAATCGGAGTGCCGCCAAAGGTGCTCGTCGATGAGATACGCGGGTACGATACCGTGCATGTCGTTCAACTACAT GGGGACTAGCGCCGACGATACCCGACACAATTGTTGGTTGAGCGACATATCCATACAAGACCTAAGACCAAATTTAGACTATACCCACGACGACAACCATGTATTATATACGTGGAAAGATCTCGAACCATCTTGCGGGTTTTCAACGAATCCGCTTTACGAGACGAACGTCGCGCCCACATTCAAAGACCGTGGACAACTGTCGGCGTCGTTTCCTCCCACGTTGGATCGATCGAATCCGCAGATCGTATTCGATGAGAAGATTGACGGGACCGGATCGGCTTTTCGTTCCCTTTCGCGGACAAGTAATCGACTTCAGCCCAAACTGTACGGACGCGATTACGAGCGAGTCGATGGCCACGAGACAGACCTCGGCGACGTCGGCAGCCACAatggtggtgatggtggtggtggtggtggtggtggtggtggtggtgtccGACCATCGTCGCCCGACGATCGTTTCGAGTCTGGAGTGCCCGGAGCGTCTGGGTTAGATCTACAGTTCCACTTTCACT CACGTACACTTTCGACGTTCCAACGGTACACGGTGAGCGGACACCCTTGCAGGAACGGCACGCTTTGTCAACGAAACGAGGTGGCTGGCTTTTGGTCCTGTGAAATCGATGGAAACTCTGAATACGGTAGCTGGGATTATTGTTGCGAACCTGATCACAAATGCGGCTTCTCGCAAGGATATCATTATCCCTG TATATTTTAG